GCGGCAACGGTAAGCAGTAGGCGCATATCAATGGATTACCTCTCAAATTCGTCATTGCGAGCGTAGCGAAGCAATCCAGAGTATCCAAGCGCTTACTCTGGATTGCCGCGCAGCTTCGCTGCTCGCAATGACGTGCCAGCATAGTAAAGAAAAAGGGCGCTCCGGCCTGACCGAAACGCCCTCCTCTAATCCGACGATCCGAGAATTACTTCTTCGGAGCGTTAACCCGGCGTTCCGCGATGCGCGCACTTTTACCGGTGCGGCCACGCAGATAGTACAGCTTGGCGCGACGCACGACACCGCGGCGAACCACGGTGATGCTGTCTACGATTGGCGAGTAGAGCGGGAACACACGTTCCACGCCTTCACCAAAGCTGATTTTACGAACGGTGAAGTTGCTGCCCATGCCGCGATTGCTGCGGGCGATGCACACGCCTTCGAAATTCTGAATACGTTCCCGAGTTCCCTCGATAACTTTAACACCGACGCGAACTGTGTCGCCGGCTTGGAATTCAGGGATATCTTTCCCCAAAGCGCCGATTGCTTCGGCTTCCAGTGTTTGAATCAGGTTCATGCCCTGGTCCTTCTTCTTCATGCCGCGCGCCAGAGGCAGGTCAGTCCCGATCACCATTGTGGCGATCCCAAAGGTCTGGCCTGCGTAACCGAGTGTGATCCTCTGACATTGACTTGCGCCAAGCAGCGATCTTCGCATGATCCCCCGATCGCAGCACTTCGGGGATCGTGCGCCCTTCCCATTCCTGAGGTCGGGTATATTGAGGGTATTCCAGCAGTCCTTCCTCGAAAGACTCCTCGGTACCACTCGAAGCCGCGCCCATTACGCCGGGAAGCAGCCGAATGCAAGCATCAAGAATCATCAAAGCGGCCGGTTCTCCGCCCGATAGAACGATGTCACCAACGCTGACTTCCTCAATCTCGCGACCTTCAAATATACGCTCGTCAAATCCCTCGAACCGGCCGCATAGAATTGTCACCCCCGGCCCCTCGGACAATTCGCGAATGCGCGCCTGAGAAATCGGCTTT
This genomic window from Pontixanthobacter aestiaquae contains:
- the trmD gene encoding tRNA (guanosine(37)-N1)-methyltransferase TrmD, encoding MTFAATILTLYPEMFPGPLRLSLAGRALEEQKWSLDTIQIRDFATDKHSNVDGTPAGGGAGMVLKVDVLAGAVDHAKRMQPKAPILAMTPRGKPISQARIRELSEGPGVTILCGRFEGFDERIFEGREIEEVSVGDIVLSGGEPAALMILDACIRLLPGVMGAASSGTEESFEEGLLEYPQYTRPQEWEGRTIPEVLRSGDHAKIAAWRKSMSEDHTRLRRPDLWDRHNGDRD
- the rplS gene encoding 50S ribosomal protein L19, whose protein sequence is MNLIQTLEAEAIGALGKDIPEFQAGDTVRVGVKVIEGTRERIQNFEGVCIARSNRGMGSNFTVRKISFGEGVERVFPLYSPIVDSITVVRRGVVRRAKLYYLRGRTGKSARIAERRVNAPKK